In Bacteroides coprosuis DSM 18011, the following are encoded in one genomic region:
- a CDS encoding hypothetical protein (KEGG: maa:MAG_5720 restriction modification system specificity subunit HsdS~SPTR: Restriction modification system specificitysubunit HsdS;~IMG reference gene:2504107609), with product MNETEVKDNAVIEDVLIKTSPSIDESVRVQFNEFISKNKLTRSIKDEQWDFENMVEFSSPSNSIYCYMVFDKNDPNKILGGCSTAKDVIITFFTFVKNGDLYTLIPVGGIKLVHI from the coding sequence ATGAATGAAACAGAAGTTAAAGACAATGCTGTAATCGAAGATGTTTTAATAAAAACAAGTCCATCTATTGATGAGTCTGTTAGAGTTCAATTTAATGAGTTTATATCAAAAAATAAGCTTACTCGCTCTATTAAAGACGAACAATGGGATTTTGAAAATATGGTAGAATTTAGTTCCCCTAGTAATTCTATATATTGTTATATGGTTTTTGATAAAAACGATCCTAATAAAATACTAGGAGGTTGTAGTACAGCTAAAGATGTAATAATTACATTTTTTACATTTGTAAAAAATGGAGATTTATATACTTTAATACCCGTTGGCGGAATTAAATTAGTGCATATTTAA
- a CDS encoding hypothetical protein (KEGG: cju:C8J_0705 hypothetical protein~IMG reference gene:2504107620), producing MTKLLKEQERNTLVKAAAEVDGFNYSCEYEIQEDKLRKVNCNVTDGNHYVGAMRFEGNSSFIFQLPRRSGHY from the coding sequence ATGACAAAGTTATTAAAAGAACAAGAGAGAAACACTTTAGTAAAAGCAGCTGCAGAAGTAGATGGCTTTAATTACAGCTGCGAGTATGAAATCCAAGAGGATAAATTACGTAAAGTTAATTGCAATGTTACTGATGGGAATCACTACGTCGGAGCAATGCGCTTCGAGGGTAATTCATCTTTCATCTTTCAACTTCCAAGAAGAAGTGGACACTATTAA
- a CDS encoding hypothetical protein (KEGG: tra:Trad_0414 cytochrome c assembly protein~SPTR: Predicted protein;~IMG reference gene:2504107619), with protein sequence MGVKVRASKAVRRTFGKSVVYFGVVAMAVLLNIATKGEYKLDKWAVLAVAFVESLSIGGHILGMRGYNFKPLNLVKVLAKRKYNIASDELNNIVEKEERE encoded by the coding sequence ATGGGTGTAAAAGTGAGAGCATCTAAAGCCGTCAGAAGGACGTTTGGAAAGAGTGTTGTGTACTTTGGAGTGGTAGCAATGGCAGTCCTACTCAATATCGCTACAAAAGGCGAGTATAAGCTAGATAAATGGGCAGTACTAGCAGTTGCTTTCGTGGAGAGTTTGAGCATCGGAGGGCATATTCTAGGTATGAGGGGGTACAACTTCAAGCCTCTTAACCTAGTAAAAGTGCTAGCCAAACGGAAATACAACATAGCATCAGATGAGTTAAATAACATAGTTGAAAAGGAGGAGAGAGAATGA
- a CDS encoding hypothetical protein (KEGG: ath:AT4G00200 DNA binding~SPTR: Putative uncharacterized protein;~IMG reference gene:2504107611), with amino-acid sequence MICTTYFLTFFSELIPPTGTLIDSSNEPVADVRLDLKKEQIHLVKLYNSQTRASGSEWCGIGMGVAGGVGAAFAPMTLGASIGFAVCWGVVSALMCR; translated from the coding sequence ATGATATGCACAACTTATTTCCTGACATTTTTTAGTGAATTAATTCCGCCAACGGGTACTTTAATAGATAGTTCTAATGAACCTGTAGCGGATGTTAGGCTAGATTTAAAGAAAGAGCAAATACATTTAGTTAAATTGTACAACTCTCAAACAAGAGCTTCTGGATCAGAATGGTGTGGTATAGGAATGGGAGTAGCTGGAGGAGTTGGAGCTGCATTTGCTCCTATGACACTTGGTGCTAGTATTGGATTTGCTGTATGTTGGGGGGTTGTATCAGCTTTAATGTGTAGATGA
- a CDS encoding CRISPR-associated protein Cas1 (COGs: COG1518 Uncharacterized protein predicted to be involved in DNA repair~InterPro IPR019855:IPR002729~KEGG: bfs:BF3951 hypothetical protein~PFAM: CRISPR-associated protein Cas1~SPTR: CRISPR-associated cas1 family protein;~TIGRFAM: CRISPR-associated protein Cas1, NMENI subtype; CRISPR-associated protein Cas1~IMG reference gene:2504107615~PFAM: CRISPR associated protein Cas1~TIGRFAM: CRISPR-associated endonuclease Cas1, subtype II/NMENI; CRISPR-associated endonuclease Cas1), protein MIKKTLYFGNPTYLSCTNEQLVIELPEISKAGVHPSLQSKGVITRPIEDLGLILLDHPQITITHRAIQKLLENTCAIVTCDDRRMPFGLCLPLYGNTTQNERFRHQLKASKPLRKQLWQQTIQYKIRNQAFILQKFTNEEAENMYVWASEVRSGDNTNLEARAAAYYWKNIFPQVPGFIRDRDGVAPNNLLNYGYAILRAVVARSIVMSGLIPTLGINHHNKYNAYCLADDLMEPYRPYVDKQVLRMIRKYGIQEELSKELKSELLLIPTLDVKIGNRRSPLMIAANQSAASLYKCIVGESRRIDYPLMN, encoded by the coding sequence ATGATTAAGAAAACGCTCTATTTTGGCAACCCCACATACTTGAGTTGTACCAATGAACAATTGGTTATAGAGTTGCCCGAGATTTCAAAAGCTGGTGTTCATCCTTCGTTGCAAAGTAAGGGAGTAATAACACGCCCTATTGAGGATTTAGGTTTGATTTTGTTGGATCATCCACAAATTACAATTACTCATAGGGCTATTCAAAAACTATTGGAGAATACTTGTGCTATTGTAACTTGTGATGATAGACGTATGCCCTTTGGGCTTTGTCTTCCTTTATATGGCAATACTACACAAAATGAGCGTTTTCGGCATCAACTCAAAGCTTCAAAACCACTAAGAAAGCAATTGTGGCAGCAAACTATTCAGTATAAAATACGGAATCAAGCCTTTATTCTTCAAAAATTCACCAATGAAGAAGCTGAAAATATGTATGTGTGGGCTTCAGAGGTACGTAGCGGTGATAATACCAACTTGGAAGCCAGAGCAGCAGCTTATTATTGGAAAAACATTTTTCCGCAAGTGCCAGGATTTATACGAGATAGGGACGGTGTAGCACCCAATAATTTACTAAATTATGGTTATGCTATTCTTAGAGCAGTAGTAGCAAGATCTATTGTGATGAGTGGCTTAATCCCAACTTTGGGTATCAATCATCATAATAAGTACAATGCCTATTGTTTAGCAGATGACTTAATGGAACCTTACCGACCTTATGTAGATAAACAGGTACTGAGAATGATAAGAAAATATGGAATTCAAGAAGAATTGAGTAAAGAGTTAAAATCGGAATTGCTTCTTATCCCCACACTCGATGTAAAGATAGGAAACAGAAGAAGTCCCTTAATGATTGCTGCCAACCAGAGTGCAGCTTCTTTGTATAAATGTATTGTAGGAGAAAGTAGGAGGATAGACTATCCACTCATGAATTAG
- a CDS encoding hypothetical protein (IMG reference gene:2504107612), with protein MLIQMIICGIVFTVLYVNNMFQLMPSNWVELFFHVEFLLFVCFIIMELRKQNKNK; from the coding sequence ATGTTAATACAAATGATTATATGTGGAATTGTTTTTACTGTTTTGTATGTAAATAATATGTTCCAACTAATGCCAAGCAATTGGGTGGAATTATTTTTTCATGTTGAATTTCTACTATTTGTTTGTTTTATTATAATGGAATTAAGGAAACAAAATAAAAACAAGTAA
- a CDS encoding CRISPR-associated protein Cas2 (COGs: COG3512 conserved hypothetical protein~InterPro IPR021127:IPR019199~KEGG: bfs:BF3950 hypothetical protein~PFAM: Virulence-associated protein D / CRISPR associated protein Cas2~SPTR: CRISPR-associated protein Cas2;~TIGRFAM: CRISPR associated protein Cas2~IMG reference gene:2504107614~PFAM: CRISPR associated protein Cas2~TIGRFAM: CRISPR-associated endoribonuclease Cas2), whose translation MKRLSEYRAMWILVFFDMPTETKKERKAYTLFRKRLMADGFTMFQFSIYLRHCASRENAIVHIKRVKSFLPKQGYIGILCITDKQFGNMELFIGQKETPTQSEGQQLELF comes from the coding sequence ATGAAACGCTTAAGTGAATATCGTGCTATGTGGATACTTGTATTTTTTGATATGCCTACCGAAACAAAAAAAGAGAGGAAAGCTTATACCTTATTCCGTAAAAGATTAATGGCTGATGGGTTTACTATGTTTCAGTTCTCTATTTACTTAAGGCATTGTGCCAGTAGAGAAAATGCAATAGTACACATAAAAAGAGTAAAATCTTTTCTCCCTAAGCAAGGTTATATCGGAATTCTCTGCATTACCGATAAGCAATTTGGAAATATGGAGTTGTTTATCGGTCAAAAAGAAACTCCTACACAATCAGAAGGGCAGCAATTAGAACTATTTTGA
- a CDS encoding hypothetical protein (KEGG: tca:657558 similar to d-amino acid oxidase~SPTR: Whole genome shotgun sequence of line PN40024, scaffold_335.assembly12x;~IMG reference gene:2504107617), whose product MKKYIALSFVLGLLLGFILKKDKYKVVVKEVKGDTIKEVVHLPSPSIQGANLNLSKLPYYVFKEIVRVDTITQIAKIDTLAILRDYTAIKTIPTHYSIMNTESSHSIKVRSTIA is encoded by the coding sequence ATGAAGAAGTACATAGCCTTATCGTTTGTGTTAGGATTACTTCTAGGCTTTATCCTTAAGAAGGATAAGTACAAGGTGGTAGTAAAAGAGGTTAAAGGCGACACTATTAAGGAGGTGGTACATTTGCCATCTCCTTCCATTCAAGGAGCTAATTTAAACTTATCCAAGCTGCCTTACTATGTATTCAAGGAAATAGTGCGAGTAGATACAATTACTCAAATAGCTAAAATAGATACCCTAGCTATTCTAAGGGATTATACAGCGATTAAGACTATTCCTACACACTATTCAATAATGAATACGGAAAGCTCACACTCGATCAAAGTACGCAGTACAATAGCCTAG
- a CDS encoding hypothetical protein (KEGG: tet:TTHERM_00405380 hypothetical protein~SPTR: Putative uncharacterized protein;~IMG reference gene:2504107621) produces MNLKEIKIIGIDGKCQTIKFDYKGLANYIFSKTQDIGELELARKLYKTGKVELDKEQAQALKNYIDQAFGAIVKEALFPKLDKIINQ; encoded by the coding sequence ATGAATTTAAAAGAAATTAAAATTATAGGAATTGACGGAAAATGTCAAACGATCAAATTTGACTACAAAGGTTTAGCTAACTACATATTCAGTAAAACGCAGGATATAGGAGAGCTAGAGCTTGCTAGAAAGCTCTACAAAACAGGTAAAGTGGAGCTAGATAAGGAGCAAGCTCAGGCTCTGAAGAACTACATCGACCAAGCCTTTGGGGCAATAGTCAAAGAGGCATTATTCCCAAAACTAGATAAAATTATTAATCAGTAA
- a CDS encoding Endonuclease/exonuclease/phosphatase (COGs: COG3568 Metal-dependent hydrolase~InterPro IPR005135~KEGG: pdi:BDI_1671 hypothetical protein~PFAM: Endonuclease/exonuclease/phosphatase~SPTR: Endonuclease/exonuclease/phosphatase;~IMG reference gene:2504107608~PFAM: Endonuclease/Exonuclease/phosphatase family) — MKKLALLFFFIAVTLGGLAQDLRVGSYNIRYANEGDAQNGNGWAQRCPVQIQLIRYNAFDVLGTQEVLHPQLLDLLAGLPEYDYIGVGRDDGKTEGEYAPIFYRKDKIECLKSGHFWLSEETTYPNKGWDAALPRICTWGEFRDLKTGKSFWYFNLHMDHVGVEARKHSASLVLSKITEMCGEEPVILTGDFNVDQTHNSYKILHDSDILQDSYEVAEICYALNGTFNAFNINLRTDSRIDHVFVSPTFQVKKYGVLTDTYRSTNKEIKTVHEGDFPKEVSFEVNEARLPSDHFPLVVELNF, encoded by the coding sequence ATGAAAAAATTAGCTCTATTATTTTTCTTTATCGCCGTAACTTTAGGCGGATTAGCCCAAGATTTACGTGTCGGTTCGTACAATATTAGATATGCCAATGAGGGCGATGCCCAAAATGGAAACGGCTGGGCACAACGTTGCCCTGTACAAATTCAACTAATCCGATACAATGCTTTTGATGTGCTAGGTACTCAAGAAGTATTGCACCCTCAGTTGCTCGATTTGCTTGCAGGACTTCCTGAATACGACTACATCGGTGTAGGTAGAGATGATGGAAAAACAGAAGGCGAATATGCGCCCATCTTCTATAGAAAAGACAAGATAGAATGCCTAAAATCGGGGCATTTCTGGCTTTCGGAAGAAACTACTTACCCCAATAAAGGGTGGGATGCTGCTTTACCTCGCATCTGTACATGGGGAGAGTTTAGAGATTTGAAAACAGGAAAATCATTTTGGTACTTCAATCTGCACATGGATCATGTAGGCGTAGAAGCACGTAAGCACAGTGCTAGTCTGGTACTTAGCAAGATAACAGAAATGTGTGGCGAAGAACCAGTAATTCTTACTGGCGATTTTAATGTAGACCAAACTCACAACAGCTATAAGATACTTCACGATTCTGATATTTTACAAGATTCTTATGAGGTAGCAGAAATTTGCTATGCACTCAACGGCACATTCAATGCCTTCAACATTAATCTAAGAACAGATAGCAGAATAGATCATGTGTTTGTATCACCCACCTTTCAAGTAAAGAAATATGGAGTACTTACAGATACCTATAGAAGTACCAACAAAGAAATCAAAACGGTACACGAGGGCGATTTCCCCAAAGAAGTATCTTTTGAGGTCAATGAGGCTCGCCTACCCTCCGATCATTTTCCCTTGGTAGTAGAACTTAACTTTTAA
- a CDS encoding CRISPR-associated protein, Csn1 family (COGs: COG3513 conserved hypothetical protein~InterPro IPR010145~KEGG: fsu:Fisuc_0140 CRISPR-associated protein, Csn1 family~SPTR: Putative uncharacterized protein;~TIGRFAM: CRISPR-associated protein, SAG0894~IMG reference gene:2504107616) — protein MKKVLGLDIGTNSVGWAVVNQNDKGEFLSIEKIGSRIIPMSQDVMDKFGAGQTESSTAQRTQYRGVRRLRERSLLRRERLHRVLHILHFLPQHYDAAIGWNKKENKTYGKFLPGVEVNIPWVATDQGHQFIFMDSYAEMLKDLKQHQPHLFEKSSTPVPLDWTIYYLRKKALTQAISKEELAWILLNFNQKRGYYQLRGEEVEDNTKREEFYALKVVKVELDKDNTSAKTWYKVHLENGFIYPCPSDTPIDSWVGMVKDFIVTTTLEKDGSEKRTADGEIKRSFRAPKEDDWTLLKKKTESELEKSGKQVGAFIYDTLLSNPDQKIIGGLIKTIERKYYKKELEQILETQQKFIAELSDKKLFQACAEELYPLNDSHRENLLERDFKHLFVQDIIFYHRPLKTKKSLISNCTYEYRTFYKNGEKQISPIKCIAKSNPLFQEFRVWQFVQNLRILQRQRSEGDSIKYNVDVTAEFLKDENDIANLFTWLNERKVIKQDQLLKSYFKLKVNKETKELDYRWNYVDDKNKEYPCNATRTHILSFLEKCKEEKRIEDDRFVYSLWHLLYSVVEPIELRGALAKFAEREHLHPSFVDVFAQFPPLEKEYGSYSEKAIKRLLPLMRMGDYWHEDKIDVKTKQRIQRIIDGEADDDITHRSREKVENLRSITDFKGLPLWKAGYVVYNRHSESGELTKWKTPHELSNYIQNEFKQYSLRNPIVEQIVLETLRVVHDLWVKHGDFSEIHLELGRDIKNSSDKRKRMAERQQENENSRQRVLEMLIDLKKEAAFADLNPYSPSQQEKLRIVEDGVLRSNIEIPKDIEKITKSAKPTSRELTKYRLWLDQKYRSPYTGQPISLAQLFTSKYEIEHVIPQAKYFDDSFTNKVICESEVNKEKGSMLAHEFILKNGGSTVNVGGRQVQVLKNDAYVELINRLYGKNNPVKAKKLLAEDIDEVVGDFSERQLNDTRYISRVVQKLLSNIVREEDEQESTSKHVIGCSGQVTTALKKDWGLNDIWNKIIQPRFERLNEMTATEDYGVWQSPNHFQIRVPEEIQKGFTKKRIDHRHHAMDALVIACATRSHINYISNRSGQDRNAKFETTRTDLRSKLCYKENSSGNNYNYIFNKPWDTFTQDAHRALENIVVSHKQNLRVLTKTNNYTQFINKDGKKDLQKQVKGDHFAVRKPMHQETIYGRVSIRSIKEVALKKALENWKQIVDRTLKDKIRELIGAYGKYDAQTILKYFKDRDYKFNNLKINRVEVYEYDHNCAAVRKSIGDDLTIKQIERITDESIRKILMNHLSNYDDNLKEAFSPEGLMEMNKNIKELNGGKNHQPIYKVRLFEDLGSKFPLGVSHNNPDKYAIAAKGTNLFFGIYEDQEGKRMFDSIPLNIVIDRLKEKKSPVPETYNESKLKFHLSPNDLVYVPTDEEQKQPELVDVDHLSDEQKGRVYKAVSFTGNRAFFVNHRVSKVIHDYVEFGTKNKIENDDDKRSLKHICWKLKVNRLGEITDVKR, from the coding sequence ATGAAAAAGGTTTTGGGACTAGATATAGGCACAAATAGTGTGGGTTGGGCTGTAGTAAATCAAAATGACAAGGGTGAATTCCTTAGTATTGAAAAAATAGGAAGTCGCATCATTCCCATGTCACAAGATGTTATGGATAAATTTGGCGCAGGTCAAACAGAATCAAGCACAGCTCAGCGAACTCAATATCGAGGAGTGCGTAGATTGCGTGAACGCTCTTTATTGAGGAGAGAACGTTTGCATAGAGTGCTTCATATCTTGCACTTTTTACCACAGCATTACGATGCAGCAATAGGTTGGAATAAAAAAGAAAATAAAACATATGGTAAATTTCTTCCTGGTGTGGAAGTGAATATCCCTTGGGTAGCCACAGATCAAGGTCATCAATTCATTTTTATGGATTCATATGCCGAGATGCTAAAGGATTTAAAGCAGCATCAACCTCATCTTTTTGAGAAGAGCTCAACACCCGTTCCCTTGGATTGGACTATTTATTATCTTCGAAAGAAAGCACTTACTCAAGCCATTTCAAAAGAAGAACTAGCGTGGATATTATTAAACTTCAATCAAAAAAGAGGCTATTATCAGTTGAGAGGTGAAGAGGTGGAAGATAACACGAAGAGAGAGGAGTTCTATGCTCTTAAAGTTGTAAAAGTAGAGTTGGATAAAGATAACACTTCTGCTAAGACTTGGTATAAAGTGCATCTTGAAAATGGCTTTATATACCCATGTCCTAGTGATACACCTATAGACAGTTGGGTAGGGATGGTAAAAGATTTTATTGTAACTACTACTTTAGAGAAAGATGGCTCAGAAAAAAGAACGGCTGATGGTGAGATTAAACGAAGTTTTCGGGCTCCTAAAGAAGATGATTGGACACTTTTAAAAAAGAAGACTGAAAGTGAACTAGAGAAAAGTGGAAAGCAGGTAGGAGCTTTTATTTATGATACCTTATTGTCCAACCCCGATCAGAAAATTATTGGAGGGTTAATAAAGACCATTGAACGTAAATACTATAAAAAAGAGCTAGAACAAATATTAGAGACTCAACAGAAATTTATAGCGGAACTATCTGATAAAAAACTATTCCAAGCTTGTGCTGAAGAGCTCTATCCTTTAAATGATAGCCACAGAGAGAATCTTCTCGAAAGAGATTTTAAACATCTATTTGTACAAGATATTATCTTTTATCACCGACCACTTAAAACGAAGAAATCTTTAATATCCAATTGTACGTATGAATACAGAACCTTCTATAAGAATGGTGAAAAACAGATTTCTCCTATCAAATGTATTGCCAAATCCAATCCTTTATTTCAAGAGTTTAGGGTATGGCAGTTTGTGCAAAACTTAAGAATTCTTCAACGTCAACGCTCAGAGGGTGATAGTATCAAATATAACGTAGATGTAACTGCTGAGTTTTTGAAAGATGAGAACGATATAGCCAATTTATTTACTTGGCTTAACGAACGAAAAGTAATTAAGCAAGACCAGTTATTAAAGTCTTATTTTAAGCTGAAAGTAAATAAAGAAACAAAGGAGCTTGATTATCGTTGGAATTATGTAGATGATAAAAACAAAGAGTATCCTTGTAATGCAACACGCACCCATATCTTGTCTTTCCTAGAGAAATGCAAAGAAGAAAAAAGGATTGAAGATGATCGTTTTGTCTACTCGCTCTGGCATTTATTGTACTCGGTGGTAGAGCCCATAGAGCTTAGAGGGGCTTTGGCTAAATTTGCTGAACGAGAGCATCTTCATCCCTCGTTTGTTGATGTGTTCGCTCAGTTTCCTCCTTTAGAAAAAGAATACGGTTCCTACTCCGAAAAAGCAATTAAACGCCTTCTTCCATTGATGAGAATGGGCGATTATTGGCACGAGGATAAGATTGATGTGAAGACGAAGCAGCGTATTCAAAGGATAATTGATGGTGAAGCAGATGATGATATTACTCATCGCTCACGAGAGAAAGTTGAGAACTTGCGAAGTATCACAGACTTTAAGGGACTTCCTTTGTGGAAAGCTGGATATGTGGTTTATAATCGTCACTCTGAAAGTGGTGAACTTACAAAATGGAAAACACCCCATGAACTCTCTAATTATATTCAAAATGAGTTTAAACAATATTCATTGCGTAATCCTATTGTAGAACAAATTGTTCTCGAAACTTTGCGTGTAGTACACGATTTATGGGTTAAGCACGGAGATTTTAGTGAAATCCATCTAGAGTTGGGTAGAGATATTAAAAACTCATCGGATAAGCGTAAACGAATGGCAGAACGTCAGCAGGAGAATGAAAATTCTCGTCAGAGAGTATTAGAAATGTTGATCGACTTAAAGAAAGAGGCTGCATTTGCCGATTTAAATCCATATTCTCCTTCACAGCAAGAGAAATTGAGAATAGTAGAAGATGGTGTCCTTCGTTCTAATATAGAGATTCCCAAGGATATTGAAAAAATTACGAAGTCTGCCAAACCTACTTCACGAGAACTAACGAAATATAGATTATGGTTGGACCAAAAATATCGTTCCCCTTATACAGGACAGCCTATTTCTCTAGCCCAGCTATTTACATCTAAATACGAGATAGAGCACGTTATTCCTCAAGCAAAATATTTTGATGATTCCTTTACAAACAAAGTAATCTGTGAGTCGGAAGTCAATAAAGAAAAAGGGTCTATGCTGGCTCACGAATTTATATTAAAGAATGGTGGCTCAACAGTCAATGTAGGAGGAAGACAAGTCCAAGTTTTAAAAAATGATGCTTATGTAGAACTGATTAATCGTCTTTATGGAAAGAATAACCCTGTAAAAGCAAAAAAACTTTTAGCTGAAGATATCGATGAAGTTGTGGGCGACTTTAGCGAACGCCAGTTAAATGATACTCGATATATCAGTAGGGTAGTTCAAAAACTACTATCAAATATTGTAAGGGAAGAGGATGAACAAGAAAGCACATCAAAACATGTGATTGGTTGTTCTGGACAAGTTACCACAGCCTTGAAAAAGGATTGGGGATTGAATGATATTTGGAATAAAATTATTCAACCTCGCTTTGAAAGGTTAAATGAGATGACGGCTACAGAAGATTATGGAGTGTGGCAAAGTCCTAACCATTTTCAAATACGTGTGCCCGAAGAAATTCAAAAGGGTTTTACGAAGAAGCGTATTGACCATCGTCATCATGCTATGGACGCTTTAGTAATAGCTTGTGCTACACGAAGTCATATTAACTATATCAGTAACCGATCTGGCCAAGATAGAAATGCTAAGTTTGAGACTACTCGCACTGATTTACGCAGTAAGCTTTGTTATAAAGAGAATAGCAGTGGAAACAACTACAACTATATTTTCAATAAACCTTGGGATACTTTCACCCAAGATGCTCACAGAGCTTTGGAAAATATCGTAGTTAGTCACAAACAGAATTTACGAGTTCTTACAAAGACCAATAACTACACCCAGTTTATTAATAAGGACGGAAAAAAAGATCTCCAGAAGCAAGTCAAAGGTGATCATTTTGCTGTGCGTAAACCGATGCATCAAGAGACTATTTACGGAAGAGTAAGTATTCGTTCAATCAAAGAGGTAGCGTTGAAAAAAGCTCTCGAAAACTGGAAACAGATTGTGGATAGAACGCTTAAAGATAAAATTAGAGAGTTAATTGGGGCGTATGGCAAGTATGATGCTCAGACTATTCTAAAGTATTTTAAGGATAGAGATTATAAATTCAATAATCTAAAAATAAATAGAGTTGAAGTTTATGAATATGATCATAATTGTGCTGCCGTAAGAAAGTCCATAGGAGATGATCTAACTATAAAACAGATTGAAAGAATAACGGATGAAAGCATTAGAAAAATTCTAATGAATCATTTATCAAACTATGATGATAATCTTAAAGAAGCATTTTCTCCAGAAGGTTTGATGGAAATGAATAAGAATATCAAAGAATTAAATGGAGGTAAAAATCATCAGCCTATTTATAAGGTTCGATTATTTGAGGACTTAGGCTCTAAGTTTCCATTAGGAGTAAGTCATAACAATCCTGATAAATATGCTATTGCAGCAAAAGGAACTAATCTGTTTTTTGGAATATACGAAGACCAAGAAGGAAAACGTATGTTTGATAGCATCCCTTTAAATATTGTTATTGATAGATTGAAAGAGAAAAAATCTCCAGTACCAGAGACGTATAATGAATCGAAATTGAAATTTCATTTGTCTCCCAATGATTTGGTCTATGTCCCAACAGATGAGGAGCAGAAGCAACCTGAGTTGGTAGATGTAGATCATCTGTCGGACGAACAAAAAGGAAGAGTTTATAAGGCTGTTTCGTTTACGGGTAACAGAGCTTTCTTTGTTAATCATAGAGTATCTAAAGTAATTCATGATTATGTAGAGTTTGGTACAAAAAATAAAATAGAAAATGATGATGATAAACGTAGTTTAAAGCATATTTGTTGGAAACTAAAAGTGAACCGATTAGGAGAAATAACCGATGTAAAAAGATAA
- a CDS encoding putative alcohol dehydrogenase (KEGG: bvu:BVU_0200 putative alcohol dehydrogenase~SPTR: Putative uncharacterized protein;~IMG reference gene:2504107607): protein MDTILLARFQSDYRANLLCSVLKNEGIESFKRNENSATVLAGLPGFEIEVYVFDKDYERAKEIYAEGFPDAAQ, encoded by the coding sequence ATGGATACAATATTATTGGCTAGGTTTCAAAGCGATTATCGTGCAAATCTTCTTTGCAGCGTACTCAAAAACGAAGGTATAGAGTCTTTCAAAAGAAACGAAAACTCGGCTACTGTGCTAGCTGGTCTTCCTGGTTTCGAAATAGAAGTCTATGTTTTTGATAAAGATTACGAGCGAGCAAAAGAGATTTATGCAGAAGGATTTCCAGATGCTGCTCAGTAA